From Spirosoma aerolatum, one genomic window encodes:
- a CDS encoding response regulator transcription factor, translating to MIRLCLVDDHELLLKGLAMLVDAQPDFHVVQTCSSGKETIDFLANHPAIDLLLLDVNLPDIEPDALLAKIREVQPALPIIYLTILRGLRVFHRLEKFSFQGYLLKDTSYDELFEAIRVVSTGGTYYSKRIDLDFARDQSIHESNYVNRQADVVLSKREKEILNLICQEYSSAQIAEKLFISVSTVDTHRQNIMIKLGVSNTVGLVKYAINYKLIESYVNGQ from the coding sequence ATGATAAGACTATGTCTGGTCGATGACCATGAATTGCTCCTGAAAGGGTTGGCCATGCTTGTGGATGCACAACCTGATTTTCACGTTGTGCAGACCTGTAGTTCGGGGAAGGAAACGATTGATTTTTTGGCGAATCATCCAGCTATAGACCTCTTATTACTGGATGTAAACTTGCCAGATATAGAACCCGACGCTTTACTGGCAAAAATTAGAGAAGTCCAGCCTGCACTACCCATTATTTACCTGACCATTTTACGCGGGTTGCGGGTGTTTCATCGGCTGGAAAAATTTTCTTTTCAGGGGTATCTGCTCAAAGACACCTCGTATGATGAGCTTTTCGAGGCCATTCGGGTAGTGAGCACCGGAGGAACGTACTATTCTAAACGTATTGATCTTGATTTTGCCAGAGATCAGTCGATACACGAAAGCAATTATGTCAACAGGCAGGCGGATGTGGTACTGAGCAAACGCGAGAAAGAAATTTTAAACCTTATCTGCCAGGAATATAGCAGCGCTCAGATTGCCGAAAAACTCTTTATCAGTGTTAGTACCGTCGATACACATCGACAAAATATTATGATAAAACTCGGTGTCAGTAATACCGTTGGGCTGGTGAAATATGCAATCAATTATAAGTTGATTGAAAGCTATGTAAATGGACAATGA
- a CDS encoding phytanoyl-CoA dioxygenase family protein: MEATQTMAPTMIPNNVHKDIPGNPSTATSSKLKLSNRSNHGDGPSQPLRVLSEEDWQFWITNGYVVIKQAVPKENAERLAALLWEFEEKDPADPTTWYAPPRAEMKMKELTGSGMVELYNHQYEWDNRQYQRVYDAFVDIWGTEKLWVTIDRANLNFPLRPQDTFKGFIHWDYDPETRPQNVQGVLALADQTDENMGGFQCIPELYRTYDTWKLTQPADRDHFKPDTTGFELVKVKMEAGDLLIFNSTQPHGIRPNRSTDKVRIAQYISMMPAEEDNEALRQWRITSWRDRVAPEGYAFPGDPRGWEKTRYQTAELSPLGRKLLGLDKWE; encoded by the coding sequence ATGGAAGCAACGCAGACAATGGCCCCGACGATGATTCCGAATAACGTTCATAAAGACATTCCAGGCAATCCATCGACGGCTACCAGCAGCAAACTCAAACTAAGCAACCGTTCGAATCATGGGGACGGACCGAGTCAACCGTTACGCGTGCTTTCGGAAGAAGACTGGCAATTCTGGATCACAAATGGGTATGTAGTCATCAAACAGGCGGTGCCGAAAGAAAACGCCGAGCGGCTGGCAGCGCTTCTGTGGGAATTTGAAGAAAAAGATCCTGCCGACCCTACTACCTGGTATGCTCCGCCCCGCGCCGAAATGAAGATGAAAGAACTGACGGGTAGCGGCATGGTTGAACTCTACAACCATCAGTACGAGTGGGACAATCGGCAATACCAGCGCGTATATGATGCTTTTGTGGATATATGGGGTACTGAAAAGCTCTGGGTCACCATCGACCGGGCTAACCTGAACTTTCCGCTACGTCCCCAGGATACGTTCAAAGGCTTTATACACTGGGATTACGACCCTGAAACCCGACCCCAAAACGTACAGGGCGTACTGGCGCTGGCCGATCAGACCGACGAAAACATGGGTGGCTTCCAATGCATTCCTGAACTGTATCGAACCTACGATACCTGGAAACTTACCCAACCCGCCGACCGAGACCATTTTAAACCCGACACAACAGGTTTCGAGCTGGTAAAGGTAAAGATGGAAGCGGGCGACCTGCTCATTTTCAACAGTACACAACCGCACGGTATCCGACCCAATCGGTCGACCGATAAGGTGCGGATTGCCCAATACATCTCGATGATGCCTGCCGAAGAAGATAACGAAGCGCTGCGTCAGTGGCGAATTACCTCCTGGCGCGACCGTGTCGCTCCGGAAGGCTACGCGTTCCCCGGTGACCCGCGCGGCTGGGAGAAAACCCGCTATCAAACCGCCGAGCTAAGCCCACTAGGCCGCAAACTGCTGGGGCTAGATAAGTGGGAATAG
- a CDS encoding MFS transporter has product MLTSSKTTIQLIVVVFAQFAGTSLWFAGNAILPELQALLKTTEFTSWITSAVQIGFISGTLLYALLAIPDRFRATQVFLVSVILAATVNLLWLFLPIKPVTVLASRFLTGFFLAGVYPVGMKIAADRFKPILGKAMGFLVGALVVGTAFPHLIRGLGSSLPYRSLMVSVSTLAIVGGLVLVFLVPASPIPPSKNRFRFQALHALFQPSAFRPAMLGYFGHMWELYTLWAFLPALIIYYQQQHPNVVIATSLWAFGAIGAGALGCIVGGYLALRMGSARVARLLLITSGLCILLLPFLLKAPVAIFGLFLFVWGSSAAGDSPQFSTLVASHAAVENRGSILTLVTCLGFLITVISIQLMAWLVTQIGLSGWLFYSLLPGPILGVLAVRREQASPLSPTL; this is encoded by the coding sequence ATGCTCACGTCCTCAAAGACTACTATCCAGTTGATCGTTGTGGTATTCGCCCAGTTTGCGGGCACATCGCTCTGGTTTGCCGGAAACGCCATTCTGCCCGAACTGCAAGCCCTTCTGAAAACAACCGAATTCACGAGTTGGATCACCTCAGCCGTACAGATCGGATTTATTTCGGGGACGCTCCTATACGCCTTGCTAGCCATACCCGACCGGTTTCGGGCCACGCAGGTCTTTCTGGTTTCGGTCATTCTGGCGGCAACAGTCAACTTGCTCTGGCTATTTCTGCCCATAAAACCCGTTACGGTGTTGGCAAGTCGCTTCCTGACGGGTTTCTTTCTGGCGGGTGTGTATCCCGTGGGCATGAAAATAGCCGCTGATCGATTCAAACCTATCTTAGGGAAAGCGATGGGTTTTCTGGTCGGGGCACTGGTAGTAGGAACGGCCTTCCCACACCTGATTCGAGGATTAGGCAGTAGCTTACCCTATCGCAGTCTAATGGTATCGGTAAGTACGCTAGCCATCGTTGGCGGCCTTGTACTTGTTTTTCTGGTTCCGGCCAGCCCCATTCCACCCTCGAAAAACCGTTTTCGTTTTCAGGCTCTGCACGCCCTCTTTCAGCCATCGGCCTTTCGGCCGGCTATGTTGGGCTATTTTGGGCATATGTGGGAGTTATACACATTATGGGCTTTTTTACCCGCGCTAATCATCTACTACCAGCAGCAACATCCTAATGTTGTAATAGCCACATCGCTTTGGGCATTTGGGGCCATTGGGGCAGGGGCCTTAGGTTGCATCGTCGGAGGCTATCTTGCCCTGCGGATGGGGAGTGCCCGAGTAGCCCGATTATTATTAATCACTTCTGGCTTATGCATTCTCCTGCTGCCATTTCTGTTGAAAGCCCCCGTAGCCATATTCGGTCTTTTTCTATTTGTATGGGGAAGTTCTGCAGCGGGCGATTCACCCCAATTTTCAACTCTTGTAGCCAGTCATGCCGCCGTCGAAAACCGGGGCAGTATCCTCACACTGGTCACCTGCCTGGGGTTTCTGATTACGGTGATTTCGATTCAGCTAATGGCCTGGCTCGTTACCCAAATCGGCCTATCCGGCTGGCTATTTTATAGCCTGCTTCCCGGCCCTATTTTGGGCGTGCTGGCGGTTCGAAGGGAACAAGCTTCCCCTTTGTCACCTACCTTATAG
- a CDS encoding heavy metal translocating P-type ATPase, whose translation MNTATISPTVCYHCGNECLDEYLIFDDKHFCCDGCKTVYSILSQHQLCQYYAIEPGTNRPGTTQTATVAQQTRLEFLDHPDIVAQLLEFSGDSVAKVTFYVPTIHCSSCLWLLEHLYRINPAIQQSRVDFLKKQVFITYNPSEITLRQVVELLSSIGYEPLISLNDVVKEGQKTSNRPFLYRLGVAGFCAGNIMLFSFPEYLGLDDVSFKHVFGILNLLLAIPVVFYAASGYFESVWSSLRKGIINIDLPILLGILVAFFRGAYEVLWLNGAGYFDSLTGLVFFLLCGKWFQQRTHEFLSFERDYKSYFPLAVTVVGSKGQGAGSGERVVPVAQLHKGDRIRIRNQELIPADGLLYKGNALIDYSFVTGESEPESKEPGALVYAGGKQVGEAIELEVVRDVSQSYLTQLWNNDAFQKDNESRIRTFADAVGKYFTITVITLATGVGLYWYLQHDPARAVNVFTAVLIIACPCALSLSYPFALGNGLRLLGKRHLYLKNAEVIEQMAACDTIVFDKTGTLTEVKSATTDVERGKTGLAFQRKSDDSGVIEELSPRLTSIERSMIASLVRHSAHPLSRILAAHLADCSSLPMDLFTEVPGHGIQAVVDGQIVKLGTRSFVNASVLACEDAVSGGAISSSQSASSTTETDIATPSESAVYVSIDDECRGRFRFPNQYRSGLDTMLTGLNKSYQLYLLSGDNDHTKTELKQWFPDAGQMHFNCRPQEKLAFIKHLQATGKRVMMIGDGLNDAGALKQANVGMAVTDDTIQFTPASDAILEANALTQLPTFLDFSRYSMRVIRFSFVVSLLYNGIGLSYALFGDLSPVVAAILMPISSATMLAIATFGVRGYRGWR comes from the coding sequence ATGAATACGGCAACAATTTCCCCAACGGTCTGCTACCACTGTGGCAATGAATGTCTGGACGAGTACCTTATTTTCGATGATAAGCACTTCTGCTGCGACGGTTGTAAAACGGTATACTCCATTTTGAGCCAACACCAGCTTTGCCAGTACTATGCCATTGAACCAGGAACCAACCGTCCGGGAACTACACAAACCGCTACTGTTGCTCAACAAACTCGTCTGGAATTTTTAGACCACCCCGACATCGTTGCTCAATTACTGGAGTTTTCGGGCGATTCTGTGGCGAAGGTCACGTTTTACGTACCCACCATACACTGTAGTTCGTGCCTGTGGCTGCTGGAGCATTTATACCGGATTAACCCGGCCATCCAGCAGTCGCGGGTCGATTTTCTGAAGAAACAAGTTTTTATTACGTATAACCCATCCGAAATTACACTTCGGCAGGTGGTCGAATTACTGAGTTCAATTGGCTACGAACCCCTGATCAGCCTGAACGATGTGGTAAAAGAAGGGCAGAAAACCTCCAATCGACCGTTTCTTTACCGACTGGGTGTAGCCGGATTCTGTGCGGGCAACATCATGCTGTTCAGTTTCCCGGAATACCTCGGTCTCGACGATGTATCGTTCAAGCACGTTTTCGGCATTCTTAACTTACTACTGGCCATTCCGGTCGTTTTCTATGCGGCATCGGGTTATTTCGAATCGGTTTGGTCGAGCCTCCGCAAAGGGATTATCAACATCGACTTGCCGATTTTGCTGGGTATTCTGGTCGCGTTCTTCCGGGGAGCCTACGAAGTGTTGTGGCTCAATGGAGCAGGGTATTTCGACTCGCTGACGGGCCTGGTTTTCTTTCTGTTGTGTGGCAAATGGTTCCAGCAGCGCACCCACGAATTTCTTTCCTTCGAGCGTGATTATAAGTCCTATTTCCCGCTGGCCGTTACGGTAGTCGGAAGCAAGGGACAGGGGGCGGGGAGCGGGGAGCGCGTAGTTCCAGTTGCTCAACTCCATAAAGGTGATCGGATCAGGATTCGTAACCAGGAGCTGATACCGGCCGATGGGTTGCTTTACAAAGGCAACGCACTCATCGATTACAGCTTCGTAACGGGCGAATCGGAACCCGAATCGAAAGAGCCAGGTGCCTTGGTGTACGCAGGCGGCAAGCAGGTCGGCGAAGCTATCGAACTGGAAGTTGTCCGAGACGTATCGCAAAGTTACCTGACCCAGCTCTGGAACAACGATGCGTTTCAGAAGGATAATGAGTCGCGTATCCGCACCTTTGCCGATGCGGTTGGGAAATATTTTACCATTACGGTCATCACGCTGGCTACAGGCGTCGGTTTGTATTGGTACCTGCAACACGATCCAGCACGAGCGGTCAATGTTTTTACAGCAGTGCTGATTATTGCCTGCCCATGCGCGTTGTCGCTCTCATATCCATTTGCGCTGGGTAATGGCCTGCGACTGTTAGGCAAACGCCATTTGTACCTCAAAAACGCGGAAGTTATTGAGCAAATGGCCGCCTGCGATACCATCGTATTTGACAAGACGGGTACGCTAACGGAGGTAAAAAGTGCCACAACGGATGTTGAAAGAGGGAAGACCGGGCTGGCGTTCCAGCGAAAGAGTGATGATTCGGGTGTTATTGAGGAGCTTTCGCCCAGACTGACTTCTATTGAGCGCAGTATGATTGCGTCGCTGGTGCGGCACTCGGCTCACCCACTTAGCCGGATACTGGCGGCCCATCTGGCAGACTGTTCGTCACTACCAATGGATTTATTCACCGAGGTGCCCGGCCATGGCATTCAGGCGGTGGTAGATGGGCAAATTGTTAAACTAGGAACACGTTCGTTTGTCAATGCATCTGTTCTAGCTTGTGAAGATGCTGTGTCAGGGGGGGCGATTTCATCGTCCCAGTCTGCGTCTTCAACTACCGAAACGGATATTGCCACCCCTTCCGAATCGGCAGTTTACGTAAGTATTGACGATGAATGCAGAGGACGCTTCCGTTTTCCGAACCAGTACCGTTCGGGTCTGGACACCATGCTTACCGGCCTGAACAAATCTTACCAGCTCTATTTGTTGTCAGGTGATAACGACCATACGAAAACGGAATTGAAGCAATGGTTCCCTGATGCTGGACAAATGCATTTCAACTGTCGGCCTCAGGAAAAACTAGCCTTCATCAAGCATTTGCAGGCCACGGGCAAACGGGTCATGATGATTGGCGATGGGCTGAACGATGCTGGTGCCTTAAAGCAAGCGAATGTCGGTATGGCCGTCACCGACGATACCATTCAGTTTACTCCCGCCAGCGACGCTATTCTCGAAGCAAACGCGCTGACTCAGCTACCTACTTTCCTGGACTTTAGCCGATACAGCATGCGCGTCATCCGGTTCAGCTTTGTGGTTTCCCTACTCTACAATGGCATTGGCCTAAGCTACGCCCTGTTTGGTGATCTGTCGCCGGTTGTAGCTGCTATCCTGATGCCAATCAGCTCAGCTACCATGCTGGCCATTGCTACTTTCGGCGTTCGGGGTTACCGGGGCTGGAGATAA
- a CDS encoding tetratricopeptide repeat-containing sensor histidine kinase encodes MKWFIWTFALLVTPGYSQTNLDSLQNALATVKHDSIRLKIYSQLIKGHLYAKPELAQVYASKFDSVATALQSEIDIAFGKNYLGMVRYVNNDYTKAISYYLEAIDRFEKLKIPLRVGIALNNIGACYQYREEPRQTIDYYQKALAIFQKLNETTWIGNVSHNIANEYFKLANQTTDQGRKLRLLNSVEFNEKVALHSFQLQKDSYSIGLAYIVLGNIKYEKKNLEGSIKDYLQAQKLIPYADDPVSIGIVNENIGNSLFELKRYDESIVRLEKAIQIFKAVKALPNLTKSLDVLARAYSAKKDYKRAFGIQREFVTQSDNLFNQEKDKAMLDVLKKYESAKKEQENQLLNQQLKQEQQQRLAYGVGLVGLLLFSGIIGYFLVKNRQKNRLIERQNQKLSELNREKNHLISMVSHDLNTPFLTIKTWNSLLKLNLQDNPKTTEAVQAIDKSAVQGMTLIKNILDVEKAETNQRTLTLQKIDLVELTKEVVDRLTLSAQAKNLTMYIESTDKKIAILTDKHLMIRVLENLLSNAIKYSYPGKKIWVGLESSLSKIRLTVKDEGVGIGSGDIPKLFTKYGVAASKPTSGEHSTGLGLHIVKRILDEIGGEIQCQSEVRKGTTFTVTLEA; translated from the coding sequence ATGAAATGGTTTATCTGGACCTTTGCCCTGCTGGTAACTCCTGGCTACTCACAAACCAATCTTGATAGTCTACAAAACGCGCTCGCCACAGTAAAGCACGATTCGATTCGGTTAAAAATCTATTCGCAGCTTATTAAAGGACACCTGTATGCAAAACCTGAGCTGGCTCAGGTATATGCCTCGAAATTTGATTCGGTAGCGACAGCCTTGCAGAGCGAGATAGATATCGCTTTTGGAAAAAACTACCTCGGCATGGTTCGCTATGTAAACAACGATTATACAAAAGCCATTTCCTATTATCTGGAAGCCATTGACCGATTTGAAAAATTAAAGATTCCTCTTCGCGTAGGGATAGCACTCAACAATATTGGTGCATGCTATCAATATCGCGAAGAACCTCGGCAAACGATTGACTACTATCAGAAAGCGCTGGCCATATTTCAAAAGTTGAACGAGACTACCTGGATCGGAAATGTATCGCACAATATTGCAAATGAGTATTTTAAACTAGCCAATCAGACAACCGACCAAGGCCGCAAATTGCGTCTTCTTAATTCGGTAGAGTTCAACGAAAAAGTAGCGCTGCACAGCTTCCAATTGCAAAAAGATTCGTATTCCATTGGTTTGGCCTATATCGTTTTAGGGAATATAAAGTACGAGAAAAAGAATCTGGAAGGCTCAATTAAGGATTATTTGCAGGCACAGAAACTGATCCCTTATGCTGATGATCCGGTATCGATCGGTATTGTCAATGAAAATATTGGTAACTCGTTGTTCGAGTTGAAACGATATGATGAATCAATCGTTCGTCTGGAAAAAGCTATCCAGATTTTTAAAGCCGTAAAAGCCTTACCCAACCTTACCAAATCGCTGGATGTGCTGGCAAGAGCCTACAGTGCGAAAAAAGACTATAAGCGAGCCTTTGGCATCCAACGGGAATTTGTTACCCAAAGCGACAACCTGTTTAATCAGGAGAAAGACAAAGCCATGCTGGATGTCTTAAAAAAGTATGAATCAGCGAAGAAAGAGCAAGAAAATCAGCTTCTTAATCAACAGCTAAAACAGGAGCAGCAACAGCGTCTTGCTTATGGAGTTGGCCTGGTGGGATTGCTTCTGTTTTCGGGCATAATCGGCTATTTCCTGGTTAAAAATCGGCAGAAAAATCGACTGATCGAACGCCAAAATCAAAAATTATCAGAGTTGAACCGGGAAAAGAATCACCTGATCAGTATGGTCTCGCACGATTTGAATACACCTTTTCTAACCATAAAAACCTGGAATTCGTTATTAAAACTAAATCTTCAGGATAACCCTAAAACCACTGAGGCCGTGCAGGCAATCGACAAAAGTGCCGTTCAGGGAATGACCCTCATTAAAAATATACTGGATGTCGAAAAAGCGGAAACCAACCAGCGAACACTAACGCTTCAAAAAATAGATTTGGTTGAACTAACCAAAGAGGTAGTCGACCGGTTGACGCTATCGGCACAAGCCAAAAACCTGACCATGTATATTGAGTCAACTGACAAAAAAATAGCTATTCTGACCGACAAACACCTGATGATTCGGGTGCTTGAGAATTTACTGTCTAATGCTATAAAATATTCGTATCCAGGCAAAAAAATCTGGGTAGGGTTGGAGTCGTCGTTGTCAAAAATTCGTTTGACCGTAAAGGATGAGGGCGTAGGTATCGGGTCTGGCGATATTCCCAAACTTTTTACGAAATATGGCGTGGCCGCATCCAAGCCAACCTCAGGCGAACACTCGACTGGGCTGGGTTTGCACATTGTCAAACGAATACTAGATGAAATCGGGGGAGAGATTCAATGCCAAAGCGAAGTACGAAAAGGAACTACGTTTACGGTAACGTTAGAAGCCTGA
- a CDS encoding LytR/AlgR family response regulator transcription factor has translation MNVIIIEDEDRSARQLERMLKKYDPAVQVLAQLPSVSESVAWLSQHSVPDLILMDIHLEDGLAFSIFEQIQLTVPIIFTTAYDEYMIKAFKVNSIDYLLKPVDYDELVNALDKFKTLRSVASSPDLTKLLQVVQQFRESPFKERFMVSIGTKIRSVETGEIAYFFSEEKATFLTTKEGQLLPLEYSLDQLTGMLNPSQFFRMNRQFLVARTAIQTIHVYSAGKLKVDLRPTPRQEVLVSLSRIADFKDWLGR, from the coding sequence ATGAACGTAATTATTATCGAAGATGAAGACCGCTCGGCCCGGCAGTTGGAGCGGATGCTGAAAAAATACGATCCGGCTGTGCAGGTGCTGGCCCAACTGCCCTCGGTAAGTGAGTCGGTGGCCTGGCTTAGCCAGCATTCCGTACCGGATTTGATCCTGATGGATATTCACCTGGAGGATGGTCTGGCGTTCAGCATTTTCGAGCAAATTCAGTTGACAGTGCCTATCATTTTTACGACGGCCTATGATGAGTATATGATCAAGGCCTTTAAGGTCAACAGCATCGACTACCTGCTCAAACCCGTTGATTACGATGAGTTGGTCAACGCACTCGACAAGTTTAAAACCCTGCGAAGCGTAGCGTCCAGCCCCGATCTGACCAAACTGCTTCAGGTAGTGCAACAATTTCGGGAGTCGCCGTTTAAGGAGCGGTTTATGGTTAGCATCGGCACCAAAATCAGAAGTGTCGAAACGGGCGAAATCGCGTATTTTTTCTCTGAGGAAAAAGCCACCTTTTTGACCACCAAAGAAGGCCAACTATTACCACTGGAGTATAGTCTCGATCAACTGACAGGAATGCTGAATCCTTCGCAGTTTTTCCGGATGAATCGTCAGTTTCTGGTGGCTCGCACGGCCATTCAGACCATTCACGTTTACTCCGCCGGTAAGCTAAAAGTTGACCTTCGTCCAACGCCCCGTCAGGAAGTGCTGGTTAGCCTAAGCCGAATCGCCGATTTTAAAGACTGGCTAGGACGTTGA
- the hemN gene encoding oxygen-independent coproporphyrinogen III oxidase produces the protein MHLIQKYNVPGPRYTSYPTVPFWDETTFSETAWIRNLHRAFAVSNGKTGISLYIHLPYCESLCTFCGCNKRITKNHSVEAPYIDALLAEWNIYCDLLPEKPCIAELHLGGGTPSFFTPDELKRLLTGIFNQATPTELPDYGWEGHPNNTTREHLQILYDFGFRRVSFGIQDYDPAVQKAIHRIQPVENVKRVTDWAREIGYTSISHDLVFGLPFQTTNSIIDMIYQTLIFRPDRIAFYSYAHVPWIKGNGQRGFRDEDLPSGEEKRILYETGRALLEEGGYIEIGMDHFARPHDSLYKAMEAGTLHRNFMGYTTAQTQVLIGLGASSIGDVWTAFAQNEKDVDLYMNRVLAGELPLLRGHVLDDQDQFLRRQILNIMCKGKTNWHLGNWSKREWEALETRLEAFWLDGLIDYTAEGLQVRAEGRPFLRNICMAFDERLNYANPQTRLFSQTV, from the coding sequence ATGCACCTGATTCAGAAATACAACGTTCCCGGTCCACGCTACACGAGCTATCCGACCGTACCCTTCTGGGATGAAACCACTTTTAGCGAAACCGCCTGGATACGCAACCTGCATCGGGCATTTGCGGTAAGTAATGGCAAAACAGGAATCAGTCTTTATATCCACCTACCGTATTGCGAAAGCCTTTGCACATTTTGCGGCTGCAACAAGCGGATCACTAAAAACCATTCCGTAGAAGCCCCTTACATCGATGCACTGCTGGCGGAATGGAATATCTACTGCGATCTGCTGCCCGAAAAACCGTGTATTGCCGAGCTACATCTGGGTGGTGGAACGCCGAGCTTTTTTACACCCGATGAGTTAAAACGGCTGCTTACGGGTATTTTCAATCAGGCTACACCTACCGAATTGCCCGATTATGGCTGGGAAGGCCACCCTAACAACACGACCCGCGAACACTTACAGATATTATACGACTTCGGATTTCGGCGGGTAAGTTTTGGCATTCAGGATTACGACCCAGCTGTACAGAAAGCTATTCACCGGATTCAGCCCGTCGAGAACGTAAAACGCGTGACCGACTGGGCACGCGAAATTGGCTACACATCCATCAGTCATGATCTGGTGTTTGGATTACCGTTCCAGACCACCAATTCGATTATCGACATGATTTACCAGACGCTGATTTTTCGACCCGACCGGATTGCGTTTTACTCGTATGCTCACGTGCCCTGGATCAAGGGAAACGGCCAGCGGGGCTTTCGGGACGAGGATTTACCATCAGGCGAAGAGAAACGTATTCTCTACGAAACCGGACGGGCGCTGCTGGAAGAGGGCGGCTATATTGAAATTGGGATGGACCATTTTGCCCGCCCGCACGATTCCCTGTACAAGGCGATGGAAGCCGGTACGCTGCATCGAAATTTTATGGGCTATACAACCGCCCAAACTCAAGTATTGATTGGCCTGGGCGCATCGTCTATTGGTGATGTATGGACGGCTTTTGCCCAGAACGAGAAAGATGTCGACCTGTATATGAATCGTGTATTAGCCGGAGAATTGCCCCTCTTACGTGGGCATGTACTGGATGATCAGGACCAGTTTCTGCGTCGGCAAATTCTGAACATCATGTGTAAAGGAAAAACCAACTGGCACCTGGGCAACTGGTCGAAACGGGAGTGGGAGGCTCTGGAAACGCGGCTGGAAGCGTTCTGGCTCGACGGCTTGATCGATTACACGGCCGAAGGGTTACAAGTCCGGGCGGAAGGGCGTCCATTTCTACGAAATATCTGTATGGCGTTTGATGAGCGATTGAACTACGCTAACCCACAAACCCGGCTCTTTTCGCAGACGGTGTAA
- a CDS encoding AraC family transcriptional regulator, which translates to MKVVLEEINPDANSSFHLLLTPHLSEVFLWHYHPEYEIVYIEGASGTRHVGDHISRYEGSDLVFIGPNIPHLNFDYGVQTEHQKVVVQLKQNFLGDTLWQAPEFNAITDLFERARSGISFYGQTKQDVGDQLKQLAQLPPFERLMKLLAIFQQLATSTEWTSLQGEAVTNAYNLTEQLRLKKVNQFIAEQYGRKIEVDEAAAVANLTKAAFCRYFKRMTHLTFTQFLNQYRVNQAQKLLLVDRTVSEACFACGFDSLSYFTKIFRRVTGENPLQFKKRHRS; encoded by the coding sequence TTGAAGGTCGTTTTAGAAGAAATCAACCCCGATGCCAACAGTTCATTTCATCTGTTGCTGACACCCCATCTGAGTGAGGTGTTTCTCTGGCATTATCACCCTGAGTACGAAATCGTGTATATCGAAGGAGCGAGTGGAACCCGTCATGTGGGCGACCACATTTCGCGGTACGAAGGGAGCGACCTAGTGTTTATTGGCCCCAATATTCCGCACCTCAATTTCGATTATGGCGTTCAGACAGAGCACCAAAAAGTGGTTGTGCAGTTGAAGCAGAATTTTCTGGGCGATACACTTTGGCAGGCCCCGGAGTTCAATGCCATTACAGATTTGTTCGAACGGGCGCGGTCGGGTATTTCGTTTTACGGGCAGACCAAGCAGGACGTGGGCGATCAGTTGAAACAATTAGCTCAGTTGCCCCCCTTCGAGCGACTGATGAAACTGCTGGCTATTTTTCAACAACTGGCTACCAGTACCGAATGGACATCGCTACAGGGTGAGGCTGTGACCAATGCGTACAACTTGACGGAGCAACTCCGGCTGAAAAAGGTCAATCAATTTATTGCTGAACAGTATGGCCGCAAAATTGAGGTCGATGAGGCAGCGGCTGTGGCTAACCTGACCAAAGCCGCTTTTTGCCGCTACTTCAAACGCATGACGCACCTGACCTTTACGCAGTTTCTGAACCAATACCGGGTCAATCAGGCGCAGAAGCTGTTGCTGGTCGACCGGACGGTATCGGAAGCCTGTTTCGCCTGTGGTTTTGACAGCCTGTCGTATTTTACTAAAATTTTCCGGCGCGTAACTGGCGAAAACCCGCTACAGTTTAAAAAGCGACATCGGAGTTAG